In one Rutidosis leptorrhynchoides isolate AG116_Rl617_1_P2 chromosome 8, CSIRO_AGI_Rlap_v1, whole genome shotgun sequence genomic region, the following are encoded:
- the LOC139861342 gene encoding 1-aminocyclopropane-1-carboxylate oxidase homolog 1-like, producing the protein MDLDSTPATIQLDYDRKAELIAFDETKAGVKGLVDAGITKVPRIFRLPSPEKLDSINEPKPCLPTIDMEGLNEDPIRRKQVMEKMKDALQSWGFFQIVNHGIPIKLLEDAKKSVIEFFEQDTDVKKQWYSRDVTGKIRVVYHSNYDLYSAPVTNWRDSFYCIMAPNPPEQHELPPPCRDTWPEYSTRMMKLGCCVFELISEGLGLDPNHLFDMGCAEGLSLLGHYYPSCPQPELTIGTQTHADNDFITILLQDHVGGLQVFYENQWIDVPPIAGALVVNAGDLLQLITNDKFVSSKHKVVANKMGPRVSLASFFSTNVIPTMKVYEPIKELVSDDNPAKYRGTTVKEYADYLREKGLDGTTDILQHFKIQT; encoded by the exons ATGGATTTAGACAGCACGCCTGCAACAATCCAACTCGATTATGACCGAAAAGCCGAACTCATAGCGTTCGACGAAACAAAAGCTGGTGTCAAGGGACTTGTTGATGCAGGAATCACTAAAGTCCCTCGTATATTCCGCCTACCTTCACCCGAAAAACTCGACTCCATCAATGAACCGAAACCATGTCTTCCAACTATTGACATGGAAGGACTAAATGAAGATCCGATTCGTCGAAAACAAGTGATGGAAAAAATGAAGGATGCATTACAAAGTTGGGGATTTTTTCAGATTGTGAATCATGGAATCCCAATTAAGTTGTTGGAGGATGCGAAAAAGAGTGTCATCGAGTTTTTCGAGCAAGATACAGATGTAAAGAAACAGTGGTACTCAAGAGATGTGACCGGAAAGATTAGAGTGGTGTACCACAGCAATTATGATTTGTATTCTGCACCAGTGACTAATTGGCGCGACTCGTTTTACTGCATCATGGCTCCTAACCCTCCTGAACAGCACGAATTGCCACCACCTTGCAG AGATACATGGCCAGAGTACTCAACCCGGATGATGAAGCTTGGATGTTGTGTGTTTGAGTTGATATCAGAGGGTCTTGGGCTCGACCCAAATCACCTTTTTGACATGGGGTGCGCAGAAGGGCTTTCTCTTCTTGGTCACTACTATCCTTCGTGCCCGCAACCTGAATTAACAATCGGCACACAAACCCATGCTGACAACGATTTCATCACGATTCTTTTGCAAGATCATGTTGGTGGTCTTCAAGTGTTTTATGAGAATCAATGGATAGATGTTCCTCCAATCGCAGGAGCTCTAGTGGTGAACGCCGGAGATCTGTTACAG TTAATTACAAACGATAAGTTTGTTAGTTCAAAACACAAAGTGGTGGCGAATAAGATGGGTCCGAGAGTATCATTGGCATCCTTTTTTTCAACAAATGTGATTCCAACCATGAAGGTGTATGAACCAATAAAGGAGTTAGTTTCGGATGATAACCCAGCTAAGTATAGAGGCACAACGGTGAAAGAATATGCAGATTACTTGAGAGAAAAAGGACTTGATGGTACTACTGATATTTTGCAGCACTTTAAGATCCAGACATAA
- the LOC139862135 gene encoding uncharacterized protein produces MPIEMPRGLPFSVDTWTNINKRHYFLTHAHKDHSQGISSHPFSPIFATSLTKTLTLSYYPQLDESLFVDIEIGQSIIIDDPVGNFTVTAYDANHCPGAVMFLFEGEFGNILHTGDCRVTPECLQKLPEKYIGTGSREPKCRLDYIFLDCTFGAFNSKIPSKHVAVRQVIDCIWKHPDARVVYLTCDLLGQEEILVSVSQTFGSKIFIDKENNPECFESLTLTVPSIISQDPTVRFHIFDGFPRLSERAEQKLAEARANFQPEPLIIRPSTQWYVYEDVSDAEKRKNSRFKEAIRDKFGIWHVCYSIHSSRDELEWALQLLAPRWVVSTTPECRAMELSYVRSHCSVRNLATDDPLWRLLDIDLQDPLVNEDLQEEVYVSGSGSQLKSSQTLVSKKEMLTFSSEVKESTVTLFGRARVGLDNATLTYKDVVKPEIPYQFEDVEVQLSHEVSMDRDVSEGQHNESKSKEVREDTVKRATDSSPTRSSKGVGENIRKLYRSMHCPVPKPLPSLLDLLNDKKRAKTRV; encoded by the exons ATGCCGATAGAGATGCCAAGAGGATTACCATTTTCAGTCGATACATGGACAAACATAAATAAAAGACATTATTTTCTAACACACGCTCATAAAGATCATTCACAAGGAATCTCATCTCATCCTTTTTCCCCAATTTTCGCTACCAGTCTCACCAAAACCCTAACTCTCAGTTATTACCCTCAG CTTGATGAATCTCTATTTGTGGATATTGAAATCGGTCAGTCGATTATTATCGATGATCCTGTTGGAAATTTTACGGTTACTGCCTACGATGCCAATCATTGCCCTG GTGCTGTCATGTTTTTGTTTGAAGGAGAATTTGGTAATATACTGCACACGGGAGACTGCAGAGTTACTCCCGAATGTTTACAAAAGTTACCTGAGAAATATATAGGCACGGGATCCAGAGAACCCAAGTGCCGACTTGATTACATCTTTTTAGACTGCACATTTGGGGCATTTAACTCAAAGATACCAAGCAAACATGTTGCAGTCAGGCAG GTTATTGATTGCATATGGAAGCATCCAGATGCTCGTGTAGTTTACCTGACATGTGACCTATTAGGTCAAGAAGAAATTCTTGTTAGTGTGAGTCAAACTTTCGGCTCAAAAATCTTTATAGATAAAGAAAACAACCCCGAATGCTTCGAATCTCTAACCCTAACCGTACCCAGTATAATTTCACAAGACCCAACTGTAAGATTCCACATATTTGACGGTTTCCCAAGACTATCTGAAAGAGCAGAACAAAAACTAGCTGAAGCTCGAGCTAATTTTCAGCCTGAACCACTTATAATACGTCCTTCAACTCAATGGTACGTTTATGAAGACGTTTCGGATGCCGAGAAACGAAAAAATAGCAGATTCAAAGAAGCAATAAGGGATAAATTTGGTATTTGGCATGTATGTTATTCGATACATTCGTCTAGAGACGAACTTGAGTGGGCCCTACAATTACTTGCACCTCGATGGGTGGTCTCGACCACCCCTGAGTGTAGAGCCATGGAGCTTAGTTACGTGAGAAGTCATTGCTCGGTTCGTAATTTAGCAACTGATGACCCTTTGTGGAGGCTTCTAGACATTGATCTTCAGGATCCATTAGTCAATGAAGACTTACAGGAAGAAGTTTATGTTTCGGGATCAGGGTCCCAGTTGAAATCATCACAAACATTGGTTAGTAAGAAAGAAATGTTGACTTTTTCTTCTGAAGTCAAAGAGTCAACTGTGACATTGTTTGGTAGAGCAAGGGTTGGACTCGATAATGCTACTTTGACTTATAAAGATGTAGTCAAACCTGAAATTCCATACCAGTTTGAAGATGTTGAAGTTCAGTTGAGCCATGAAGTGAGTATGGATAGGGATGTTTCTGAAGGTCAACATAATGAGTCAAAGTCAAAGGAGGTTAGGGAAGATACAGTCAAACGCGCTACTGACTCTTCGCCAACTAGATCATCAAAGGGAGTTGGTGAAAACATAAGGAAGTTGTATAGAAGCATGCATTGTCCAGTTCCTAAACCACTTCCTTCTTTATTGGATCTATTGAACGATAAGAAACGTGCCAAAACAAGGGTCTAA